In Candidatus Rokuibacteriota bacterium, the genomic stretch GTGGTGCTGACCTCGGGCAAGGAGCGCATCTTCTGCGCCGGCGCCAACATCCGCATGCTGAGCCAGTCCTCCCACGGCTGGAAGGTCAACTTCTGCAAGTTCACCAACGAGACCCGCAACGCGATCGAGGAGGCGACCGCCGAGTCGCGCCAGAGCTATCTCTGCGCGGTCAACGGCCCCTGCGCGGGCGGCGGCTACGAAATGGCGCTGGCGACAGACTGGATCATCATGGCCGACGACGGCTCGACCACGGTGGCGCTGCCCGAGGTGCCGCTCCTCGCCGTCCTGCCCGGCACCGGAGGCCTGACGCGCCTGGTGGACAAGCGGAAGGTCCGCCGCGACCGCGCCGACTTCTTCTCGACACTCGAGGAGGGCATCAAGGGGCAGCGCGCCGTCGAATGGCGGCTCGTGGACGAGGTCGTGCCGCGCTCCAAGCTCGAGGAGACGGTCAAGCGACGGGCTGCCGAGCGCGCCGCGCGCACCGACCGGCCCGCTGGGGCCAGGGGCATCGCCCTCACGCCGCTCCGGCGCGCCATCGAAGGTATGCGGATCACCTACGGCACCATCGCCTGCGCCGTTGACCGTGGGCGGGGCGTCGCGGAGATCACGGTCAAGGGACCCGGCGTTCCGCCACCTGCCACCCTCGAGGCCATTCACGCCGTCGGCGCCGACTTTTGGCCACTCGCCCTGGCGCGCGATCTCGACGACCTCATCCTCCACCTTCGCGCCAACGAGGAGGAGATCGGCATCTGGGTCTTCCGGACGGAGGGGAGCGCCGATCTCGTCGAGGCCCATGACCGCGCGCTCCAGGAGCACGCGGCGGACTGGCTGGTGCGCGAGATCCGCCTCTATCTCAAGCGCACGTTCAAGCGCCTCGACGTGTCTTCGAGGTCGATCTTCACGTTGATCGAGCCGGGCTCGTGCTTCGCGGGGACGCTGCTCGAGCTGGCGCTGGCGGCCGACCGGTCCTACATGCTCGACGGCGCTCTCGAGGGCGACACGCGCAAGCCCGCCGCCGTGCGCCTGACCGGGATGAACTTCGGGCCGTACCCGATGGTCAACGGGCTGACGCGCCTCGCGAGCCGCTTCCTCGACGAGCCGGCGCGGACCGACGACCTCAAGCGGCGGATCGGCGAGGACATGGACGCTCCCGCCGCGGCTGACGCGGGGCTGGTGACCTTCACCCCCGACGACATCGATTGGGAGGACGAGGTCCGCGTCGGCATCGAGGCGCGCGCCGCGTTCTCGCCCGACGCGCTCACCGGCATGGAGGCCTCGCTCCGCTTCGGCGGGCCCGAGACGCTCGAGAGCAAGATTTTCAGCCGCCTGTCGGCGTGGCAGAACTGGATTTTCCAGCGCCCCAACGCCGTCGGGGACAATGGCGCGCTCCGGGTCTACGGCACGGGGCAGCGCAGCGAATTCGACCGGAGGAGAGTGTGATGGCCGGCATCGACTACACGACGCTGATCCCGAACAACGTCGACCTGCACGAGAACCGGCGGCTCCAGCGCGCGCTCGAGGACTGGCAGCCCAAGTTCCTCGAGTGGTGGCAGGACATGGGGCCGACCGGATTCCAGACGAAGGACGTCTACCTCCGGACGGCCATCAGCGTGGACGCGCAGGGCTGGGCAAAGTTCGGCTACACGAGGATGCCGGACTACCGCTGGGGAATCTTCCTCGCCGAGCCGGAGCCGGGGCGCCAGGTCAACTTCGGCGACCACAAGGGCCGGCCCGCCTGGCAGGAGGTGCCGGGCGAGTACCGCAGCACGCTTCGCCGCCTCATCGTCACCCAGGGCGACACCGAGCCGGCGTCCGTAGAACAGCAGCGCCACCTCGGCCGGACTTGTCCATCGCTCTACGACCTCCGCAACATCTTCCAGGTCAACGTCGAGGAGGGCCGCCACCTCTGGGCCATGGTCTACCTGCTCGACGCGCACTTCGGGCGCGACGGGCGCGAGGAGTCGGAGGCGCTCCTCCAGCGCCGGTCGGGGGACGCCGACAAGCCGCGCATCCTGGCCGCCTTCAACGAAAAGACCCCCGACTGGCTGTCCTTCTTCATGTTCTGCTTCTTCACCGACCGCGACGGCAAATACCAGCTGGCGAGTCTCGCGGAAAGCGGCTTCGACCCGCTCTCCCAGACCTGCCGCTTCATGCTGACTGAGGAGGCCCACCACATGTTCGTGGGCGAAGCGGGCGTCATGCGGATCGTCCAGCGCGCCTGCGAGCTGATGCGCGAGCACAAGACGGACGATCTCACAAAGCACGGCGGCATCGACCTGCGCACGATCCAAAGGTACCTGAACTTCCATTGTTCGGTCTCGCTCGACCTCTTCGGCTCGGAGATCTCCACCAACGCCGCCAACTTCTACACCGCGGGGCTCAAGGGACGCTTCGAGGAGACCAAGAAGTACGATGACCACCTGCTGAAGGAGGCGACGTACACCGTCGCCGAGCTCGACGGTGAGCGCATCGTCACGCGCGAGGAAGGGGCGCTGGTGTCGTTGAACGAGCGGCTGCGCGACGACTACATCGCCGACTGCGCGCGCGGCGTAGCGCGCTGGAACGAGGTCATCAAGAAGCACGGGATAGACTTCGAGCTCCGGCTTCCGCACCGGGCCTTCCACCGCGCGATCGGCATGTTCGCCGACGTGCGCGTGTCGCCCGACGGGCAGGTCATCAGCCAGGCCGAGTGGGACGCCAAGCACCGCGACTGGCTGCCGACCGAGGAGGACAAGGCGTACATCGAGAGCCTCATGCGCCCTGTGACCGAGCCCGGCAAGTTCGCCCACTGGATCGCCCCGCCCGCGCGCGGCATCAACGGCCAGCCTGTCGACTTCGAGTACGTGCGGTTGGCCTGAACGGAGGAGTCATGCCCAAGACCGTGACGCCGAAGAGCTTTGGAGCCCCGCTGGGGATGTACTCGCACGGGATGGTGGCGCCGGGCGGGGAGATCGTCGTGGTCGCCGGCCAGGTCGGTATGGGGCAGGGGGGCCAGGTCGCAGGCGGTGACGTCGTTGCCCAGACGAAGCAGGCCCTGGAAAACGTGCGCGCCGTCGTGGAGGCGGCCGGCTGCGCGATGCGCGATATCGTCCGGCTCCAGACTTTCCTGACGCACGCCGAGAACATCGACGGCTTCATGAAGGCGCGCGCCGAAGTCTTCCCGAGCTACTTCCCGGACGGCGCCTATCCGCCGAACACCCTGCTCGTCATCTCGCGGCTCGTGAAGCCGGAGCTACTCGTCGAGATCGAAGCGATGGCCGTCAAACCCGCGAAGGCCCCAACGGCGCCGCGGCGGACAGCCAAGACCGCGAAGCGACCCCGCGCCAAGAAGCGCCGCCGCTCGAGGTAGGAGGCGAACATGACCGACAAGCACGAAGCCCTCAAGATCATTCAGGCCTTGCCGGATGACTGTTCCACGGAGGACATTCTCGCGGAGCTGTTTTTCAAACAGCAGGTCGACGCTGGGCTGAGGGATGTTGCCGAGGGCCGGACGATCTCCCACGATGAGCTGAGGGAGCGCTTCGCGAAGTGGCGCAGCTCCGCTGGACGTTAGCGAGCCAGCAGGACCTTGTTGAGTTCGGAGACTTTATTGCCAGAGATTCGATCGTCTACGCGATCAAGGAAGTTGAGCGGATGGTTGTGGCTGCGGAAGGCTTGCAATCGAATCCGCTGATGGGGCGAGTAGTTCCGGAGTACCGCCGCGAGGATCTTCGCGAGCTGATTGTCCGGAGCTATCGATTGGTGTATCTGGTGCGAGGGCCTGAGGTCATCGTGATCCGTGTCGTGCACGGTGCGCGTGATTTCACCGGGACGCTCGGCCCACAACCCTGGCGCCTTACGTAGTGGTGGAGGGCTCGCCATGAAAGTGCCGCAGTTCGAGGTGCCCGACCGCTTCAACGCCGTCACCCTCTTCGTGGACCGGCACATCGCCGAGGGCCGCGGGGGCAAGGTTGCCTTCCTCCACGAGGGAGGCGAGCTGACCTATGCCGGCCTCCAGGAGCTGGTCAACCGCGCAGGCAACGCGCTGCGCGGCCTCGGCGTCGAGCCCGAGCACCGCGTGCTGTGCCTGCTGCTGGACTCGCCGGAGTTCCTTGCCACCTTCTGGGGCGCCATCAAGATCGGGGCCGTGCCCATCCCGATCAACACCATGATGCGCGGTCAGGACTACCTCTACTTCCTGAACGACAGCCGCGCCCGGATCGCCGTGATCTCCGAGCCGCTCCTGGCCGAGGCCGGGCCCATACTCGCCCAGGCGCGCCACCTCAAGCACGTCGTCGTGGTCGGCAAGCCCGACGCCGGGCAGATCGGCTTCGACGCGTGGCTCGCCAAGGCCTCATCCACCCTCGAGACCGTGGACACGTCCAAGGACGACTCCTGCTTCTGGCTCTACTCCTCGGGCTCGACCGGCTTTCCGAAGGGCGCCGTCCACCTCCAGCACGACATGGTGGTCTGCGCCGATACCTACGCGCTCCAGGTGCTGGGCATCACGCCCGAGGACAGGACCTTCTCGGCGGCCAAGCTCTTCTTCGCCTACGGCCTCGGCAACAACATGTACTTCCCCATGCGCGTCGGGGCGCAGGGCGTGCTCTACCCGCACCGGCCGCTGCCCGAGGCCATGTTCGAGGTGATCCACCGCCACAAGCCGACCATCTTCTTCGGAGTGCCGACGCTCTACGCCGCCATGCTCCAGGTCAAGGAGGCCGAGAAGCGCTACGATCTCTCGTCGGTGCGCCGCTGCGTGTCGGCCGGCGAGGCGCTGCCGGAGGAGATCTACAAGCGCTGGCGCGAGCGTTTCGGCGTCGAGATCCTCGACGGCATCGGCACGACCGAGATCCTGCACATCTTCCTCTCGAACCCGCCGGGGCGGGCGAGACCGGGCTCGACCGGCCTCGCG encodes the following:
- the boxC gene encoding 2,3-epoxybenzoyl-CoA dihydrolase; this translates as MADGGVPMTVDFRTEPAKYKHWKLAFDGPVATLAMDVREDGGLKPGYELKLNSYDLGVDIELYDAIQRLRFEHPEIGAVVLTSGKERIFCAGANIRMLSQSSHGWKVNFCKFTNETRNAIEEATAESRQSYLCAVNGPCAGGGYEMALATDWIIMADDGSTTVALPEVPLLAVLPGTGGLTRLVDKRKVRRDRADFFSTLEEGIKGQRAVEWRLVDEVVPRSKLEETVKRRAAERAARTDRPAGARGIALTPLRRAIEGMRITYGTIACAVDRGRGVAEITVKGPGVPPPATLEAIHAVGADFWPLALARDLDDLILHLRANEEEIGIWVFRTEGSADLVEAHDRALQEHAADWLVREIRLYLKRTFKRLDVSSRSIFTLIEPGSCFAGTLLELALAADRSYMLDGALEGDTRKPAAVRLTGMNFGPYPMVNGLTRLASRFLDEPARTDDLKRRIGEDMDAPAAADAGLVTFTPDDIDWEDEVRVGIEARAAFSPDALTGMEASLRFGGPETLESKIFSRLSAWQNWIFQRPNAVGDNGALRVYGTGQRSEFDRRRV
- the boxB gene encoding benzoyl-CoA 2,3-epoxidase subunit BoxB — protein: MAGIDYTTLIPNNVDLHENRRLQRALEDWQPKFLEWWQDMGPTGFQTKDVYLRTAISVDAQGWAKFGYTRMPDYRWGIFLAEPEPGRQVNFGDHKGRPAWQEVPGEYRSTLRRLIVTQGDTEPASVEQQRHLGRTCPSLYDLRNIFQVNVEEGRHLWAMVYLLDAHFGRDGREESEALLQRRSGDADKPRILAAFNEKTPDWLSFFMFCFFTDRDGKYQLASLAESGFDPLSQTCRFMLTEEAHHMFVGEAGVMRIVQRACELMREHKTDDLTKHGGIDLRTIQRYLNFHCSVSLDLFGSEISTNAANFYTAGLKGRFEETKKYDDHLLKEATYTVAELDGERIVTREEGALVSLNERLRDDYIADCARGVARWNEVIKKHGIDFELRLPHRAFHRAIGMFADVRVSPDGQVISQAEWDAKHRDWLPTEEDKAYIESLMRPVTEPGKFAHWIAPPARGINGQPVDFEYVRLA
- a CDS encoding RidA family protein produces the protein MPKTVTPKSFGAPLGMYSHGMVAPGGEIVVVAGQVGMGQGGQVAGGDVVAQTKQALENVRAVVEAAGCAMRDIVRLQTFLTHAENIDGFMKARAEVFPSYFPDGAYPPNTLLVISRLVKPELLVEIEAMAVKPAKAPTAPRRTAKTAKRPRAKKRRRSR
- a CDS encoding type II toxin-antitoxin system RelE/ParE family toxin codes for the protein MAQLRWTLASQQDLVEFGDFIARDSIVYAIKEVERMVVAAEGLQSNPLMGRVVPEYRREDLRELIVRSYRLVYLVRGPEVIVIRVVHGARDFTGTLGPQPWRLT
- a CDS encoding benzoate-CoA ligase family protein, producing MKVPQFEVPDRFNAVTLFVDRHIAEGRGGKVAFLHEGGELTYAGLQELVNRAGNALRGLGVEPEHRVLCLLLDSPEFLATFWGAIKIGAVPIPINTMMRGQDYLYFLNDSRARIAVISEPLLAEAGPILAQARHLKHVVVVGKPDAGQIGFDAWLAKASSTLETVDTSKDDSCFWLYSSGSTGFPKGAVHLQHDMVVCADTYALQVLGITPEDRTFSAAKLFFAYGLGNNMYFPMRVGAQGVLYPHRPLPEAMFEVIHRHKPTIFFGVPTLYAAMLQVKEAEKRYDLSSVRRCVSAGEALPEEIYKRWRERFGVEILDGIGTTEILHIFLSNPPGRARPGSTGLAVPGYEARIVDDEGLPVPQGEIGNLRVKGDSTMAYYWNQHEKTKATLFGEWIQTGDKYYQDADGYFWYCGRADDMLKVGGIWVSPVEVENTLVGHQAVFEAAVVGHEDTDRLVKPKAFVVLKDGHAATPALEDELKGFVKDKLAPYKYPRWIEFVPELPKTATGKIQRFKLR